A single genomic interval of uncultured Pseudodesulfovibrio sp. harbors:
- a CDS encoding ABC transporter substrate-binding protein, producing the protein MNTARPNILLWIACICFTAFLGLLPANTAQANDEPVIFADLGWDSIQVHNRIAGFIIEHGYDRDVEYVPGATAIGWQAVMRNDMDVIMESWTQSTQELYDKGIKNGTLIDLGPNFADGRHGIWVPTYMIKGDPERGIEPITPDLKKVTDLPKYWEVFKDPEDPSVGRLYSGVSGWTLTAYTEEKIKNYGLDEYYSMFAPGSDAALAGSMVAAYKRGKPWLGYYWGPTWVLGMLDMTYLEEAPYDEKVWETTRTCDYPSPDVNILVSRNLLKKAPEVVEFLKSYETTMDIANKFLFYMKDQKADLEEAAEWFLKNNEDVWTKWLPADKAAKVKAALN; encoded by the coding sequence TTGAATACCGCTAGACCCAATATCCTGCTTTGGATCGCATGTATCTGCTTTACCGCATTCCTGGGCCTGCTCCCCGCCAACACCGCTCAGGCAAACGACGAACCCGTCATCTTCGCCGACCTCGGCTGGGACAGCATTCAGGTCCACAACCGTATCGCCGGATTCATCATCGAACACGGGTATGACCGGGATGTCGAATACGTCCCCGGTGCAACCGCCATCGGTTGGCAGGCCGTCATGCGTAATGACATGGACGTCATCATGGAATCCTGGACCCAGAGCACTCAGGAACTGTACGACAAGGGCATCAAGAACGGCACCCTGATCGACCTCGGTCCGAACTTCGCGGACGGCCGCCACGGCATATGGGTCCCGACCTACATGATCAAGGGCGACCCGGAACGCGGCATTGAGCCGATCACACCCGACCTGAAAAAGGTTACCGACCTGCCCAAGTACTGGGAAGTGTTCAAGGACCCCGAAGACCCGTCCGTCGGCCGCCTTTACTCCGGCGTTTCCGGCTGGACCCTCACAGCCTACACCGAAGAAAAAATCAAGAACTACGGACTGGATGAATACTATTCCATGTTCGCCCCCGGCTCTGACGCCGCCCTCGCCGGTTCCATGGTTGCAGCGTACAAGCGCGGCAAACCCTGGCTCGGCTATTACTGGGGTCCCACTTGGGTCCTCGGCATGCTGGACATGACCTATCTTGAAGAGGCTCCCTACGACGAAAAGGTATGGGAAACCACAAGGACATGCGACTACCCGTCCCCGGACGTCAACATTCTGGTCAGCCGCAATCTGCTGAAAAAGGCTCCCGAGGTTGTCGAGTTCCTGAAAAGCTATGAAACGACCATGGATATCGCCAACAAATTCCTCTTTTACATGAAAGACCAGAAGGCCGATCTGGAAGAAGCAGCGGAATGGTTCCTGAAAAACAACGAAGACGTCTGGACCAAATGGCTTCCCGCCGACAAGGCCGCCAAGGTCAAGGCGGCTCTTAACTAA
- a CDS encoding proline/glycine betaine ABC transporter permease: MYKFPKQLEIPLGDWVDSGMTWVMDNWGEFFDILGGFLLQLLIWLEQFFIMIPWPVTIVGVGLAGWWLLGSWKRGLMMSSMLFVIGCFGYWKLTMMTLALVTGAVVISLAVGIPVGIWMAQSDRAEALIKPILDAMQTMPSFVYLIPVMMLFGLGKVPAIFATIIYSMPPIIRLTNVGIREVPQEVVEAARAFGATPMQTLMQVQLPLARPTIVVGVNQTTMMALAMVVVASMIGAKGLGMEVLIAINRIDIGKGFEAGLSIVFLAIIIDRLTHAMAIRNTHDAKQT, translated from the coding sequence ATGTATAAATTCCCAAAACAATTGGAAATACCACTCGGCGACTGGGTGGATTCCGGCATGACATGGGTCATGGACAATTGGGGGGAATTCTTCGACATTCTCGGCGGATTTCTCTTACAGCTTCTTATCTGGCTGGAACAGTTCTTCATAATGATCCCCTGGCCCGTGACCATCGTGGGCGTCGGACTGGCGGGCTGGTGGCTGCTCGGAAGCTGGAAGCGGGGTCTCATGATGTCGTCCATGCTCTTCGTCATCGGATGCTTCGGCTACTGGAAGCTGACCATGATGACGCTGGCACTGGTCACCGGGGCCGTGGTCATTTCGCTGGCCGTAGGCATCCCCGTCGGCATCTGGATGGCGCAAAGCGACCGGGCCGAGGCGCTCATCAAACCGATCCTCGACGCCATGCAGACCATGCCGAGCTTCGTGTACCTGATCCCGGTCATGATGCTCTTCGGTCTCGGCAAGGTTCCGGCGATTTTCGCCACCATCATCTATTCGATGCCTCCCATCATCCGACTCACCAACGTCGGCATCCGCGAAGTCCCGCAGGAAGTAGTGGAAGCGGCCCGCGCTTTCGGCGCAACGCCCATGCAAACGCTCATGCAGGTGCAATTGCCTCTGGCCCGACCCACAATCGTCGTCGGCGTCAACCAGACCACCATGATGGCGCTGGCAATGGTCGTGGTCGCCTCCATGATCGGCGCAAAAGGGCTGGGCATGGAGGTGCTGATCGCCATCAACCGCATCGACATAGGCAAAGGCTTTGAAGCCGGTCTCTCCATCGTGTTCCTTGCGATCATCATCGACCGCCTGACGCACGCCATGGCAATCCGCAACACGCACGACGCAAAACAAACCTGA
- a CDS encoding KUP/HAK/KT family potassium transporter encodes MNPTEHVTRKNIPLALAALGIVFGDIGTSPLYALKACFSGFHAVPISEMNILGVLSLVFWSLTVVISLKYVSFVMRADNRGEGGIIALFSLLPEKYRLGRPVLLAAALFGAALLYGDGFITPAISVLSALEGLSVVTSGADPYVVPLTCAVLAGLFLVQRQGTHRIGRVFGPVMLLWFVALAALGAVHVLRNPAVLAAANPFYAVEFFLHNGREAAIVLGAVVLCITGGEALYADMGHFGSRPIRLAWYAVAMPALLINYFGQGALLLSSHGAAANPFYALAPRPLLLPLVVLSTCATIIASQAVISGVFSLTRQAIQLGYMPRTHIQHTSDEAEGQIYCPLANWIMAVICILLVVQFRSSDNLAGAYGIAITSTMCITTVLFFEYLRRVRKWSLFTAVSLCSFFMVFDLGFFGANLAKLDGGGWIPLSVAGIICLSMLVWAKGRAYVNGWMDRYRMPIDGLADKVEMENIMRTPGTAVFLSASPRNTPPVLLHHLRLTGQLKEHVILFSAITEPVPYVSEGERLVVKVLKAGVCRVIARYGFAESPNIPLVMREIEGMGIVPNMKELIYFMGRESLVTHIHPRLWKTFYAFMAKNSMSPSVYFRIPPERVIEIGMQVEL; translated from the coding sequence ATGAATCCAACCGAGCACGTCACAAGAAAGAACATTCCCCTTGCCCTTGCCGCTCTTGGCATCGTCTTTGGTGATATCGGCACCAGCCCGCTGTATGCGCTCAAGGCGTGTTTCAGCGGATTTCATGCCGTGCCCATCAGTGAAATGAATATCCTCGGCGTACTGTCGCTCGTCTTCTGGTCGCTTACCGTGGTCATCAGCCTGAAGTACGTTTCGTTCGTGATGCGGGCCGACAACCGGGGCGAGGGCGGCATCATTGCCCTGTTTTCGCTCTTGCCGGAAAAGTACCGGCTGGGGCGTCCCGTGCTGCTTGCGGCGGCCCTGTTCGGAGCGGCCCTGCTGTATGGCGACGGCTTCATAACTCCTGCCATTTCCGTACTCTCGGCCCTTGAGGGATTGTCCGTGGTCACGTCCGGTGCCGATCCCTATGTAGTGCCGCTGACGTGTGCCGTCCTTGCCGGACTGTTTCTGGTGCAGCGGCAGGGGACCCACCGCATCGGCCGTGTTTTCGGGCCGGTCATGCTCCTGTGGTTTGTGGCGCTGGCCGCACTTGGGGCGGTGCATGTCCTGCGTAACCCCGCGGTGCTGGCTGCCGCCAATCCGTTCTATGCGGTAGAGTTCTTTCTGCACAACGGACGCGAGGCGGCCATCGTGCTCGGCGCGGTCGTCCTGTGCATTACCGGTGGCGAGGCGCTCTATGCGGACATGGGGCATTTCGGCAGCCGTCCCATCCGGCTGGCGTGGTACGCCGTTGCCATGCCCGCGCTGCTTATCAATTACTTCGGGCAGGGCGCATTGCTCCTGTCCAGTCACGGGGCCGCAGCCAATCCGTTTTACGCGCTTGCGCCGCGCCCCCTGTTGCTCCCGCTGGTTGTCTTGTCCACCTGTGCCACTATCATTGCCTCACAGGCCGTCATTTCCGGCGTCTTTTCACTTACGCGGCAGGCCATTCAGCTCGGCTACATGCCGCGCACGCACATTCAGCATACGTCCGATGAGGCCGAAGGGCAGATATACTGTCCGCTCGCCAACTGGATCATGGCGGTCATCTGCATCCTGCTCGTGGTCCAGTTCCGTAGTTCGGACAATCTGGCCGGGGCCTACGGTATTGCGATTACCTCGACCATGTGCATCACCACGGTGCTGTTTTTCGAGTACCTGCGGCGGGTGCGGAAATGGTCGTTGTTCACTGCCGTGTCGCTCTGTTCCTTTTTCATGGTTTTCGATCTCGGCTTTTTCGGTGCGAATTTGGCGAAACTCGACGGCGGCGGGTGGATTCCGCTTTCTGTCGCCGGAATTATCTGCCTGTCCATGCTGGTCTGGGCCAAGGGGCGGGCGTATGTGAACGGGTGGATGGACCGCTACCGGATGCCTATCGACGGTCTGGCGGACAAGGTGGAAATGGAAAACATCATGCGGACACCGGGCACCGCCGTCTTCCTGTCCGCCTCCCCGCGCAACACGCCGCCGGTGCTGCTGCATCATCTGCGACTGACCGGCCAGCTCAAGGAACACGTCATCCTGTTTTCGGCAATCACCGAGCCTGTGCCATATGTTTCCGAGGGCGAACGGCTGGTGGTCAAGGTGCTGAAAGCAGGCGTCTGCCGCGTGATCGCCCGCTACGGGTTTGCCGAATCGCCGAATATACCGCTCGTCATGCGGGAAATAGAAGGCATGGGCATTGTGCCGAACATGAAGGAACTGATTTACTTCATGGGGCGTGAGTCGCTGGTCACGCACATCCATCCGCGTCTGTGGAAGACGTTTTACGCATTCATGGCAAAGAACAGCATGAGTCCGTCCGTGTATTTCAGGATCCCCCCGGAGCGGGTCATAGAGATCGGGATGCAGGTGGAGTTGTAG
- a CDS encoding DUF1287 domain-containing protein — METFSIAPASAGMPEGRYFATLSGGRSMILSWPNRADYRRFLVTGNMTLARCDAALVSGKSSMRKRIALCGGSGKSGECGAVFSASDFSRLTTLFPNGCRVEIYPDAEEDRMLNRPDELSYRIYQGAVALLKTPPAGMRQGARLPALSYPGGDIQPDFATSPDIVTRAVRRAGLDLQVLVHEDMLLHPDRYQGLDRGDDPHGAHRSVAVLFAYFSHNSLSLTTDVNEDLFAFEAGDIVFWASGETGNDAPDRAGVVSETFDRDGVPQIITVGGVGQLTRRQSVLTKQTLIGHFRMTHLFDYQ; from the coding sequence ATGGAGACGTTCTCTATTGCACCGGCCAGTGCGGGGATGCCGGAAGGGCGTTATTTCGCCACTCTGTCCGGTGGGCGCAGCATGATCCTTTCGTGGCCTAACCGGGCGGATTATCGTCGATTCCTTGTCACTGGAAATATGACGTTGGCTCGGTGTGATGCGGCTTTGGTTTCGGGCAAATCTTCCATGAGAAAGCGGATTGCCCTGTGTGGCGGCAGTGGGAAAAGTGGCGAGTGCGGTGCCGTGTTTTCCGCTTCCGATTTTTCACGTCTGACCACGCTTTTCCCGAACGGCTGCCGGGTTGAAATCTATCCCGACGCCGAAGAGGACCGGATGCTGAACCGTCCGGACGAATTGTCCTATCGCATTTATCAGGGTGCGGTGGCGTTGCTGAAGACCCCGCCGGCAGGAATGCGGCAGGGGGCCAGACTGCCCGCGCTGTCCTATCCCGGCGGTGATATCCAGCCGGATTTTGCCACTTCCCCGGATATCGTCACCCGCGCAGTACGCCGTGCAGGACTCGACCTTCAGGTGCTCGTGCATGAGGACATGCTGCTGCACCCAGATCGATACCAAGGGCTGGACAGGGGGGATGATCCTCACGGGGCTCATCGCTCGGTTGCCGTGTTGTTCGCATATTTCAGCCATAACAGTCTGTCCCTGACCACGGATGTGAACGAGGACCTGTTCGCATTCGAGGCCGGGGACATTGTCTTTTGGGCGTCCGGCGAGACCGGAAACGACGCGCCTGACCGGGCGGGCGTGGTGTCCGAAACCTTTGACAGGGACGGGGTGCCGCAAATCATAACCGTGGGAGGCGTGGGACAGCTCACGCGGCGCCAGTCTGTCCTGACGAAACAGACTCTTATCGGCCATTTTCGCATGACGCATCTTTTCGATTACCAGTGA
- a CDS encoding methyl-accepting chemotaxis protein, translating into MGWKDCKLCMKFGIGFGIILLLLVALGGWSIFGINSIVSNASEVIEGNKLRGNFTQRVVDHLKWAEKVNELLADSDVHKLDVQTDPHKCAFGKWYYSDARTRAEGLVPAIKPLLASIEKPHNALHQSALDIEEKYAPADVELGSFLRDKKLDHIVWLGKIKDALLNSAATTTNVQTDPHQCGLGKWLYSDETKQLMRADPEFGRFVQAIFEPHAALHESASAINADLKAGNRFGAQSLFRDETAPLAEETLTAIDGVLNLNDDRLKGYEEAKGIFTTVTMPNLANVQEILNKTVTIIAQNIMTDEVMLSEASKTETGVMIFSAASLALGLLLAWIIARGIIVPLKKGMEFASTVSTGDLTASVDLKQDDEVGQLAESLTDMADKLNGVVGDVNSATDSVSAGSEQLSASAQSLSQSVTEQAASIEQVSASMEEMAAGVRSNTENAQQTEGIANGAASNAKKGGEAVTEALGALKSIAERITIIQEIARQTNLLALNAAIEAARAGEHGKGFAVVAAEVRKLAERSGKAAEEIGELSDSSMGVADQAGKMLEDLVPEISKTAELVQEIASSCLEQDKSVSEISAAMGQLDRVTQGNASASEEMASTSEELSSQAQMLAQAMTFFKVAGNGNGNGSGRPTVISSRSMVQTLPSAQAAQHTAPALDGGFDMDMDDSGKDFERF; encoded by the coding sequence ATGGGTTGGAAAGACTGCAAACTCTGTATGAAATTCGGCATTGGATTCGGTATCATCCTCTTGCTGCTCGTTGCACTGGGGGGATGGTCCATCTTTGGTATCAACTCCATTGTGAGCAACGCCAGCGAGGTCATCGAAGGCAACAAGTTGCGGGGCAATTTCACCCAGCGCGTGGTGGATCATCTCAAGTGGGCGGAAAAGGTCAACGAACTGCTGGCCGATTCCGACGTGCACAAGCTGGATGTCCAGACCGATCCGCATAAATGCGCCTTTGGCAAGTGGTACTACAGCGACGCCCGCACGCGTGCCGAAGGACTGGTTCCCGCCATCAAACCGCTACTCGCCTCCATTGAAAAACCCCACAACGCCCTTCATCAGTCCGCCCTCGATATTGAAGAAAAATACGCCCCCGCAGACGTCGAGCTGGGGTCATTCCTGAGAGATAAGAAGCTCGACCACATCGTCTGGCTCGGAAAAATCAAGGACGCACTCCTCAATTCGGCTGCAACAACCACGAATGTCCAGACCGACCCGCATCAATGCGGCCTCGGCAAATGGCTCTATTCTGACGAGACCAAACAGCTCATGCGGGCCGACCCCGAGTTCGGCAGGTTCGTACAGGCCATTTTCGAACCCCACGCCGCCCTGCACGAATCAGCTTCGGCAATCAACGCCGACCTGAAAGCGGGCAACCGTTTCGGCGCGCAGTCCCTTTTCCGGGATGAAACCGCCCCGCTGGCCGAAGAAACCCTCACAGCCATCGACGGAGTGCTGAATCTCAACGACGATCGGCTCAAGGGCTATGAAGAAGCCAAAGGCATCTTTACCACCGTGACCATGCCCAACCTCGCTAATGTGCAGGAAATACTGAATAAAACAGTCACTATCATAGCGCAGAACATCATGACCGACGAAGTCATGCTCTCCGAGGCTTCCAAGACCGAAACCGGCGTGATGATCTTCAGCGCCGCATCCCTCGCCCTCGGCCTCCTGCTCGCATGGATTATAGCCCGGGGCATCATCGTTCCGCTCAAGAAGGGAATGGAATTCGCCTCGACAGTCTCCACCGGCGACCTCACCGCCTCGGTCGACCTGAAACAGGACGACGAAGTGGGACAGCTCGCCGAATCCCTGACCGACATGGCGGACAAGCTCAACGGAGTGGTGGGCGACGTCAACAGCGCCACCGACAGCGTTTCCGCTGGCAGCGAACAACTCTCTGCCTCGGCCCAGTCCCTGTCACAGTCCGTGACCGAACAGGCCGCGTCCATCGAACAGGTTTCCGCTTCCATGGAAGAAATGGCCGCAGGCGTGCGCTCCAACACGGAGAACGCACAGCAGACCGAAGGCATTGCCAACGGTGCCGCAAGCAATGCGAAAAAAGGCGGCGAAGCCGTCACCGAGGCTCTGGGAGCACTCAAATCCATTGCGGAACGCATCACCATCATTCAGGAAATAGCTCGCCAGACCAATCTGCTGGCACTCAACGCCGCCATTGAAGCCGCACGCGCAGGTGAACACGGCAAGGGCTTTGCCGTGGTCGCGGCGGAAGTACGCAAACTGGCAGAACGAAGCGGAAAGGCCGCCGAGGAAATCGGCGAGCTGTCCGACTCCTCCATGGGCGTTGCCGACCAGGCGGGCAAGATGCTTGAGGATCTTGTGCCGGAAATAAGCAAAACCGCCGAACTGGTTCAGGAAATCGCTTCAAGCTGCCTTGAGCAGGACAAGAGCGTTTCCGAAATCAGCGCTGCCATGGGACAGCTTGACCGCGTTACCCAGGGCAACGCCTCGGCATCTGAAGAAATGGCTTCCACCTCCGAAGAACTGTCCAGTCAGGCCCAGATGCTCGCCCAGGCCATGACCTTCTTCAAGGTTGCTGGCAACGGCAATGGAAACGGCAGCGGACGCCCCACCGTCATCAGCAGTCGTTCCATGGTGCAGACCCTGCCTTCGGCGCAGGCGGCACAGCATACTGCTCCCGCCCTTGACGGGGGCTTCGACATGGACATGGACGACAGCGGAAAGGACTTCGAGCGTTTCTAA
- a CDS encoding diguanylate cyclase: MGSRDREAGDCRGIEERYREMFNNAPLGVFRTSLDGQFLDVNPKLAQLLGFDDPAEVIGYYGDLATEVYADPEARGRMLQRLIQRGQMSFEGVFRDCRGEKIDAEVHLRIVADNDGEPLYIEGLAADITCQKQAERELFDNRQQLEESDRRYRTLFDSAADAIFLYSENGRIRDVNRVACERLGFSREELLDMRYDDIIEPEYARRYREWMPQILSAGEPFAARTEHVTKDGEIIPIEMNARAIALSSGVHVICTARDISVRMEAENALRRSREIIEQEVFERTAQLNHANKMLQREIEQRAENEEHIRKLAMYDTLTGLANRSLIIDRLRQTTATTSRAGGTSAVLYIDLNNFKPINDRFGHLAGDQALRQVAQRLQECLREVDTAGRIGGDEFVVILQGLNRKEDVELVVERLIEAMNEPVLLDGEEYYDLGISVGICFCPRHGFDVDTLIRRADRAMYEAKATGKSAYRYCHEEEDSGEAGVDS; this comes from the coding sequence ATGGGTAGTCGGGACAGGGAAGCCGGTGATTGCCGGGGGATTGAGGAGCGGTATCGGGAGATGTTTAATAATGCGCCCCTCGGGGTGTTCAGGACGTCTCTCGACGGGCAGTTTCTGGACGTGAATCCGAAGCTGGCCCAATTGCTGGGATTTGACGATCCTGCCGAAGTGATCGGCTATTACGGTGATCTGGCGACCGAGGTGTACGCGGACCCGGAAGCACGCGGCAGGATGCTGCAACGGCTGATTCAGCGGGGACAGATGTCGTTCGAAGGTGTTTTCAGGGATTGCCGGGGCGAAAAGATTGATGCTGAAGTGCATCTGCGAATTGTGGCGGATAATGACGGAGAGCCCTTGTACATTGAGGGGCTGGCTGCTGACATCACCTGTCAGAAACAGGCGGAGAGGGAGTTGTTTGATAACCGGCAGCAACTTGAGGAATCGGATCGGAGGTATCGTACCCTGTTTGATTCTGCGGCGGATGCGATTTTTCTGTACAGCGAAAACGGGCGGATCAGGGATGTCAACCGCGTCGCCTGCGAACGGCTCGGATTCAGCCGGGAAGAACTTCTGGACATGCGGTATGACGACATCATCGAACCGGAATACGCACGGCGGTACCGGGAATGGATGCCCCAGATTCTCAGCGCCGGTGAACCGTTTGCCGCTCGAACCGAGCATGTGACCAAGGATGGGGAAATTATTCCCATCGAGATGAATGCGCGGGCTATTGCGCTGTCCAGCGGGGTGCATGTCATCTGTACGGCCCGTGATATCTCCGTACGCATGGAGGCGGAAAATGCCTTGCGGCGCAGTCGGGAGATTATCGAGCAGGAGGTGTTCGAGCGCACTGCACAGCTCAACCATGCCAACAAGATGCTGCAACGGGAGATCGAACAGCGGGCCGAGAACGAGGAGCATATCCGAAAGCTCGCCATGTACGACACCCTGACCGGTCTGGCCAACCGCTCCCTGATCATTGACCGTCTCCGGCAGACAACGGCCACGACTTCGCGTGCCGGCGGCACTTCGGCTGTCTTGTATATCGATCTGAACAATTTCAAGCCCATCAATGACAGATTCGGTCATCTGGCAGGGGACCAGGCCCTTCGGCAGGTTGCCCAGCGTTTGCAGGAATGCCTTCGGGAGGTGGATACTGCGGGCCGCATCGGTGGTGACGAGTTCGTGGTTATTCTACAGGGCCTGAACCGAAAAGAAGATGTCGAGTTGGTGGTGGAGCGGCTCATCGAGGCCATGAACGAGCCGGTGCTGCTTGACGGGGAAGAGTATTATGATCTCGGCATCAGTGTCGGCATCTGCTTCTGCCCCCGGCACGGCTTTGACGTGGATACGCTCATCCGTCGAGCGGACCGGGCCATGTATGAAGCCAAGGCCACGGGCAAGAGCGCGTACCGTTACTGCCATGAAGAGGAGGACTCAGGCGAGGCCGGGGTCGACTCGTGA
- a CDS encoding flavin reductase family protein, protein MKKSLGAKTLAQPAPVWAVSAYDEHGKANSMIAAWGGICSSQPASMTVSVRPSRHTYAGIMRHEAFTISVCPKWLAAESDYLGMVSGKKEDKLAKAGLTPVRSDVVEAPYIDEFPLVIECKLIHSYELGIHTMLVGEIKDVKCDEDKLIDGKYPDVEKILPLIFTPGTRDYHTIGERVGKGFDMGKKFID, encoded by the coding sequence ATGAAAAAATCTCTCGGAGCCAAGACACTGGCCCAGCCCGCCCCGGTATGGGCCGTAAGCGCATATGACGAGCACGGCAAAGCCAACTCAATGATCGCGGCATGGGGCGGCATATGCAGTTCCCAGCCCGCCAGCATGACCGTTTCAGTGCGCCCTTCCCGCCATACATATGCGGGCATCATGCGGCATGAAGCCTTCACCATCAGCGTCTGTCCGAAATGGCTTGCCGCTGAATCCGATTATCTCGGCATGGTCTCGGGCAAGAAGGAAGACAAGCTCGCCAAGGCAGGACTGACCCCCGTACGCAGCGACGTGGTGGAAGCCCCGTATATCGATGAATTTCCGCTGGTCATCGAATGCAAGCTCATCCACAGCTATGAGCTTGGCATCCACACCATGCTTGTCGGTGAAATCAAGGACGTGAAATGCGACGAGGACAAGCTCATCGACGGCAAATACCCGGACGTTGAAAAGATCCTGCCGCTCATCTTCACTCCCGGCACCCGCGACTACCACACCATCGGGGAACGCGTGGGCAAGGGATTCGACATGGGCAAAAAGTTCATCGACTGA
- a CDS encoding NlpC/P60 family N-terminal domain-containing protein, whose translation MKRLSICLFCLLLTVGACSTRSATTPIRDLTDLPQDAGAFHGLNSETPLLSPQQQETAFTRFLAEHFGPWERSQPKHTADEVFWGLTRYENRTAYGENTLPLDAKWIQRMREDSRVKQYPSLHLRAIAVTNTSMRVLPTHRPVFDDFGKPGEGFPFDYMQNSLILAGTPLLATHVSADRAWILVESRFAFGWVPVRDIGWVDDGFISIFKTGTYAAITRDDVPVADGDGNYRFTAHIGTLLPIMRTGTEGSDTALLIPARTRRGDAVAQVAFLPEKVLSPAPIPATPSNFTRLINAMLNRPYGWGGLYEGRDCSAAIMDLMAAFGIYLPRNSSQQIAVGTLTGLDGLSLENKKKAILAQSTPFLTLVRKPGHIMLYIGQHNGQPVIFHATWGLKTKTRKGYGRKIIGRAVITTLEPGRELPDLARPGGILLETTSAISTLP comes from the coding sequence GTGAAACGTCTTTCCATCTGCCTTTTCTGTCTGTTGCTGACCGTCGGAGCCTGCTCGACCAGATCAGCCACCACTCCCATCCGCGACCTGACCGACTTGCCGCAGGATGCCGGGGCATTCCACGGCCTGAACAGCGAAACGCCCCTGCTTTCACCGCAGCAGCAGGAAACGGCGTTCACCCGCTTTCTGGCCGAGCACTTCGGCCCATGGGAACGATCGCAGCCGAAACACACGGCGGACGAGGTCTTCTGGGGACTGACACGGTATGAGAACAGAACGGCCTACGGCGAAAACACCCTCCCGCTGGATGCGAAATGGATTCAAAGGATGCGTGAGGATTCACGCGTCAAGCAGTATCCTTCCCTGCACCTCCGGGCCATTGCCGTAACCAACACGAGCATGCGGGTACTGCCCACGCACCGTCCCGTATTCGACGACTTCGGCAAACCGGGCGAAGGCTTCCCCTTCGACTACATGCAGAACTCGCTGATACTGGCCGGCACCCCCCTGCTCGCCACGCACGTCAGCGCGGACCGGGCATGGATACTTGTCGAATCCCGCTTTGCATTCGGCTGGGTTCCGGTCCGGGATATCGGCTGGGTGGACGACGGGTTCATCTCCATTTTCAAGACCGGCACGTATGCGGCCATCACCCGCGACGACGTGCCTGTCGCCGACGGGGACGGCAATTATCGGTTCACGGCCCACATCGGCACCCTGCTGCCCATCATGAGAACCGGGACCGAAGGCAGCGACACCGCCCTGCTCATCCCGGCACGTACCCGCCGCGGCGATGCCGTGGCACAGGTGGCCTTCCTGCCGGAGAAAGTCCTTTCACCCGCACCCATACCAGCCACGCCGTCGAATTTCACCCGGCTCATCAACGCCATGCTGAACCGTCCCTATGGCTGGGGCGGACTGTACGAGGGACGCGACTGCTCCGCAGCCATCATGGACCTCATGGCCGCGTTCGGCATCTACCTGCCGCGCAACTCCAGCCAGCAGATCGCCGTGGGCACACTGACCGGACTGGACGGCCTGAGCCTCGAAAACAAGAAAAAGGCCATACTCGCTCAGTCCACGCCGTTCCTGACCCTTGTACGCAAACCCGGACACATCATGCTCTACATAGGGCAGCACAACGGCCAGCCCGTCATCTTTCACGCAACATGGGGACTCAAGACGAAAACACGGAAAGGATATGGTCGAAAAATCATCGGACGGGCGGTCATCACCACACTGGAACCGGGCAGGGAACTGCCGGACCTCGCCCGACCGGGCGGCATCCTGCTGGAAACGACGTCGGCCATCAGCACACTGCCGTAA
- a CDS encoding DNA-binding protein, whose product MDNFCLKGARNICEAVGENPKNMHELVKDYGLPAWKREIRGTWRALPDDLKRWLREQRDLHLNEYRFKGAFFPDEGEG is encoded by the coding sequence ATGGACAATTTCTGCCTAAAGGGGGCGCGCAATATCTGTGAGGCGGTCGGGGAAAATCCGAAAAACATGCATGAATTGGTCAAGGATTACGGGTTGCCCGCATGGAAACGGGAAATTCGGGGAACGTGGCGTGCCCTGCCGGACGATTTGAAGCGGTGGCTGCGGGAGCAACGGGACCTGCACCTCAATGAATACCGTTTCAAAGGGGCTTTTTTCCCTGATGAAGGAGAGGGGTAG
- a CDS encoding DUF5675 family protein — MIDTVELIRLEKGSEGTFGVLRLNGQVFCVTLEPPDNGNVRDVSCIPAGRYACRRVESPRFGATYEVCDVPERSHILFHKGNVTGDTHGCVLLGSRFGQLRGDRAILDSGRTVDRFMAQCGDCGGFNFVVRESCGEGEWTISA, encoded by the coding sequence ATGATTGATACTGTAGAACTTATTCGTCTTGAAAAGGGATCGGAAGGCACGTTCGGCGTACTGCGTCTGAACGGGCAGGTCTTTTGCGTTACCTTGGAGCCGCCGGATAATGGTAATGTTCGCGATGTCTCCTGTATTCCGGCGGGGCGATACGCCTGTCGTCGAGTGGAGTCACCTCGCTTCGGTGCGACCTATGAGGTGTGTGACGTGCCGGAACGAAGCCACATTCTTTTTCACAAGGGGAACGTGACTGGCGACACGCATGGCTGCGTGCTGCTTGGCAGTCGGTTCGGGCAGCTCCGTGGTGATCGGGCCATTCTGGATTCCGGGCGGACGGTGGATCGTTTCATGGCGCAGTGCGGCGATTGTGGCGGGTTCAATTTTGTCGTGCGGGAGAGCTGTGGGGAGGGGGAATGGACAATTTCTGCCTAA